A portion of the Spartobacteria bacterium genome contains these proteins:
- a CDS encoding hybrid sensor histidine kinase/response regulator, giving the protein MMESPHSHSVKAHILIVDDVAMNRNVLHDFVLALGHIPVLAEDGSRALNLVKTHSFDLILLDIMMPGVSGIDVLAQLKENPETAHIPVVVISALDELQTAANCIELGADDYLTKPFNPVLLKSRIFSSLTKKNAYETQKHLYAELQDGFHKLQETELARDALANMIVHDLNNPLTIISASSSMALCMLESPEADIDFIKESLLNISDASAQMMGLTRSILDVARLENGELKTEPDCVNLTVMIQEICESFQHQASLNEATLHCEENQTDTVYARCDESLTRRILQNLVSNAIGHSTGQLIVELRTWSDADEAIVSIKDNGPGISTDDQQHIFNKYFQAKARAKGRKYGIGVGLPFCKMAIAAQNGRIWVESDEGDGATFHVAFPLYEEDDLVE; this is encoded by the coding sequence ATGATGGAAAGCCCGCATTCTCATTCCGTAAAAGCGCATATCCTCATCGTGGATGATGTCGCAATGAATCGTAATGTGCTGCACGATTTCGTGCTTGCTCTGGGACACATCCCCGTCCTGGCCGAAGACGGCAGCCGAGCACTGAATCTCGTCAAGACCCACTCTTTCGACTTAATCCTGCTGGACATCATGATGCCAGGTGTCAGCGGCATAGACGTGCTGGCACAACTCAAGGAAAACCCTGAAACCGCCCACATCCCGGTGGTCGTCATTTCCGCACTGGACGAACTTCAGACAGCGGCAAACTGCATTGAATTGGGAGCCGACGACTATTTAACCAAACCCTTTAATCCGGTTTTGCTGAAATCCAGAATTTTTTCTTCACTCACGAAAAAAAATGCGTATGAGACACAAAAACACCTGTATGCAGAATTACAGGACGGATTTCATAAATTGCAGGAAACGGAACTGGCTCGCGATGCACTGGCCAACATGATTGTTCATGATCTCAACAATCCGCTCACCATCATTTCTGCCTCATCCAGTATGGCACTCTGCATGCTGGAATCCCCAGAGGCCGACATCGACTTCATCAAGGAAAGTCTCCTAAACATAAGCGACGCTTCGGCACAGATGATGGGTCTGACAAGAAGCATTCTAGATGTTGCCCGGCTGGAAAACGGAGAATTGAAAACCGAGCCAGACTGCGTCAATCTGACCGTGATGATACAGGAAATCTGTGAAAGCTTTCAGCATCAGGCCAGCTTAAATGAGGCGACACTCCACTGCGAGGAGAATCAAACCGACACGGTCTACGCTCGGTGCGATGAAAGCCTCACTCGCCGCATACTGCAAAACCTCGTATCTAATGCCATCGGTCATAGCACGGGACAACTTATTGTGGAACTACGAACATGGAGTGATGCCGATGAAGCCATCGTATCCATCAAGGATAACGGACCCGGCATCAGCACCGACGATCAACAACACATTTTTAATAAATACTTTCAGGCAAAAGCCCGAGCCAAAGGCCGGAAATACGGAATCGGAGTAGGTCTTCCTTTCTGCAAAATGGCCATTGCCGCGCAGAACGGTCGTATCTGGGTCGAATCCGATGAGGGAGACGGCGCAACCTTTCATGTAGCCTTCCCATTGTACGAAGAAGACGACCTGGTCGAATAG
- a CDS encoding pseudouridylate synthase, translating to MGLLQVLYRDEHLVIINKPDKLLVHRSRISRDHVAALQLVRDETGQYVYPVHRLDRATSGVLIFALDSDTAHALCRLFEDHRIQKEYVCLVRGKTDEKGLIDHPLKNIDNGELQDAVTAYERWGTTTLPFGDGGQSCAYSFVKACPQHGRYHQIRRHLKHISHPLIGDTTYGKGDHNRMFRNSYSIYRLMLHARRLEFIHPVTEQPMDIIAPWPEEFTRLFTLFPGIEAHDISDVTPVSKVPMSGTSA from the coding sequence ATGGGGCTGCTGCAGGTACTGTACCGTGATGAGCATCTGGTCATCATAAACAAGCCTGATAAACTGCTTGTTCATCGCTCCCGTATATCCCGAGATCACGTCGCTGCGCTCCAGTTGGTGCGCGATGAAACAGGGCAATATGTATATCCGGTTCATCGACTTGATCGGGCGACCTCCGGCGTGCTCATTTTTGCCCTGGATTCCGATACAGCCCATGCCCTGTGCCGTCTCTTCGAGGATCATCGAATTCAAAAAGAATACGTATGCCTCGTGCGCGGAAAAACAGACGAAAAGGGCCTCATTGATCACCCGTTAAAAAACATTGATAACGGTGAATTGCAGGACGCGGTCACCGCGTATGAGCGTTGGGGCACCACGACCCTGCCTTTTGGAGACGGGGGACAATCCTGTGCCTATTCATTTGTAAAAGCATGTCCACAGCATGGGCGTTATCATCAGATTCGTCGTCATCTCAAGCATATATCACACCCCCTGATCGGTGATACGACCTATGGGAAAGGTGACCACAACCGTATGTTTCGTAACTCCTATTCCATATATCGACTTATGCTCCATGCCCGTCGCCTCGAATTTATACACCCGGTCACAGAGCAGCCCATGGACATCATTGCTCCTTGGCCGGAAGAATTCACTCGCCTTTTTACGCTCTTTCCGGGTATTGAAGCCCACGACATCTCGGATGTGACCCCCGTTTCAAAAGTTCCAATGTCTGGAACTTCTGCATAA
- a CDS encoding response regulator, which translates to MTESPTGYRKTAPRIGWLLLDRHYAVVRYSALMHKWIGVNALTLCGTTLGEWGTHFSLDSSALDGLIHGASLTISPVYDSVGEAAQNPETLEVSASPMGDEILLIFYDISDFVKQQRLCKQNEAELMQRRQQDSALNASRLSLEKTVSQRTRELRKSLEEIELANMRLLQANKHKDRFMSTMSHELRTPLNAVLGFSDLLKTQFFGELNEKQLEYVDQIDSSSRHLLALISDLLDIAKIDAGSMELSVEDIPVEELVYAVYMMMMPQFREKEMNVNTRISPELTVIEGDRRKLKQIMLNLLSNAVKFTSKKGNIDIVVEPQEGAAVLFKIVDTGIGIQQHELSKIFTEFYQTRCVRDNQYGGTGIGLALTKKLTELHHGQIGVESEPDKGSTFWFRIPLHQQPEENRTETSPPAQITGNNAHGARILIAEDEPANLKLLSDMLNMLGHKVLGAYNGAEVLQYAESFKPDLILMDIRMPVMDGFEATRALRKIEAFTHTPIIALTAYASGHAEQECLECGCSGYIPKPVESARLCQLLNFYLSPKKGIPS; encoded by the coding sequence CGCCTCGCATCGGCTGGCTGCTGCTGGACCGCCATTACGCCGTTGTCAGATACTCAGCACTGATGCACAAATGGATCGGAGTGAACGCACTGACACTGTGCGGAACAACGTTAGGCGAATGGGGGACACACTTTTCTTTGGATTCATCCGCACTGGATGGCCTTATTCATGGTGCATCCCTGACGATTTCGCCCGTTTACGACAGCGTCGGCGAGGCTGCGCAGAACCCCGAAACACTGGAAGTATCCGCATCGCCTATGGGTGATGAAATATTGCTTATATTTTACGACATCTCTGATTTTGTAAAACAACAGAGGCTCTGCAAACAAAACGAAGCAGAACTAATGCAACGACGCCAGCAGGATTCCGCCTTGAATGCAAGCCGTCTCTCGCTGGAAAAAACAGTATCACAGCGCACACGTGAATTACGCAAGTCACTTGAAGAAATAGAATTAGCAAACATGCGACTATTGCAGGCCAATAAGCATAAAGATCGTTTTATGTCGACAATGAGTCATGAATTGCGCACCCCGCTCAATGCCGTACTGGGATTCAGCGATCTCTTGAAAACTCAGTTTTTTGGTGAATTAAACGAAAAACAGCTGGAATACGTAGATCAGATCGATTCGAGCAGCCGACACCTATTGGCATTGATTTCAGATTTACTGGATATTGCTAAAATTGATGCCGGCTCAATGGAATTATCGGTGGAGGACATCCCCGTGGAAGAACTGGTATACGCTGTATACATGATGATGATGCCCCAGTTCCGCGAAAAGGAAATGAATGTCAACACACGGATATCACCGGAACTGACCGTCATTGAAGGGGATCGCCGGAAATTAAAACAGATCATGCTCAACCTGCTGTCTAATGCAGTAAAATTCACCTCAAAAAAAGGGAACATTGACATCGTTGTAGAACCGCAGGAGGGTGCCGCCGTTCTGTTCAAAATAGTAGATACCGGAATAGGTATTCAGCAGCACGAGCTAAGCAAAATATTTACCGAATTTTATCAGACCCGTTGCGTTCGGGATAACCAGTACGGCGGCACCGGCATCGGACTGGCTCTCACAAAAAAATTAACCGAACTGCACCATGGACAAATTGGCGTGGAAAGCGAACCGGACAAAGGCAGCACCTTCTGGTTTCGCATTCCCCTGCATCAACAGCCCGAGGAAAACCGGACCGAGACATCACCTCCAGCCCAAATCACGGGGAACAATGCCCACGGTGCCCGCATACTGATCGCTGAAGACGAACCGGCCAACCTCAAACTGCTCAGCGACATGCTCAACATGCTGGGCCACAAAGTACTGGGAGCATACAACGGTGCTGAGGTACTTCAGTATGCTGAATCATTCAAACCTGACCTCATCCTCATGGACATTCGGATGCCCGTGATGGACGGATTTGAAGCCACTCGAGCACTGCGTAAAATCGAGGCCTTTACCCATACGCCGATTATTGCACTAACCGCCTATGCATCCGGCCATGCCGAACAGGAATGCCTTGAGTGCGGCTGTTCCGGATACATTCCGAAACCGGTGGAATCGGCCAGACTTTGCCAGCTTCTCAATTTTTACCTATCGCCCAAGAAAGGAATCCCGTCATGA